A single window of Nasonia vitripennis strain AsymCx chromosome 4, Nvit_psr_1.1, whole genome shotgun sequence DNA harbors:
- the LOC100122108 gene encoding pyruvate dehydrogenase (acetyl-transferring) kinase, mitochondrial, which yields MKLTQKCLGNMAKMLDFYSQFNPSPLSIKQFIDFGLSACERKSFIFLRKELPVRLANIMKEIHLLPENLLRMPSVGIVNNLYVTSFEEIIHFEKADVNDTTLDTFCQALVKIRNRHTDVVQTMAQGVLELKESHDVDAQTENSIQYFLDRFYMSRISIRMLINQHTLLFGGVLNGHNRHIGCIDPYCDVISVVKDAYENARFLCDQYYMASPDLVVQQHNELERGNEIKIVYVPSHLYHMLFELFKNSMRAVMEYRGQDADNYPPLEVTVVRGKEDICVKMSDRGGGIPRSQMDNLFKYMYSTAPQPSKSDAHTVPLAGYGYGLPLSRLYARYFMGDLVLLSCEGFGTDAIIYLKALSNEANELLPIFNKTSTKFYRTPLPTADWSNQCGNSMSTRQMTMSHNQGHRLPSGLQAGHC from the exons gaCTTAGTGCGTGCGAGAGGAAGTCTTTCATATTTCTGAGGAAGGAACTTCCGGTCCGCTTGGCCAACATCATGAAGGAGATTCACTTGCTGCCGGAGAATCTGCTTCGAATGCCGAGTGTTGGGATCGTAAACAACCTGTACGTCACATCTTTTGAAGAGATTATACATTTTGAGAAAGCTGACGTGAATGATACTACCCTGGATAC ATTTTGTCAGGCACTAGTTAAGATAAGAAACAGGCACACCGATGTCGTGCAGACTATGGCTCAGGGTGTTCTGGAATTAAAAGAATCTCACGACGTGGACGCGCAAACCGAGAACAGCATTCAGTATTTCCTCGACAGATTCTACATGTCGCGAATTTCCATAAGAATGCTCATCAATCAGCACA CCCTACTTTTCGGAGGAGTGTTGAACGGCCATAATCGTCACATCGGCTGCATAGATCCGTATTGCGATGTTATCAGCGTCGTGAAGGATGCTTACGAGAACGCTCGGTTCTTGTGTGATCAGTACTACATGGCCAGTCCTGATCTTGTTGTCCAGCAGCATAATG AGCTGGAACGTGGAAACGAAATAAAAATCGTATATGTGCCAAGTCACTTGTATCACATGCTCTTTGAACTGTTCAAAAACAGCATGAGAGCAGTAATGGAATACCGCGGGCAAGATGCTGACAATTATCCTCCCCTTGAAGTGACTGTGGTTCGTGGAAAAGAAGACATATGCGTCAAA atGTCTGACCGAGGTGGCGGCATTCCGCGCTCTCAGATGgataatttgttcaaatacATGTATAGTACAGCTCCTCAGCCTAGCAAGTCTGATGCCCATACGGTTCCGCTTGCTGGATACGGTTATGGTCTTCCATTATCCCGATTGTACGCCCGCTATTTCATGGGTGATCTAGTTTTACTAAGCTGTGAAGGCTTTGGAACTGATGCCATAATATATTTGAAG gcATTGTCGAACGAAGCTAACGAGTTGTTACCTATATTCAATAAAACTTCGACAAAATTCTACAGAACCCCGCTTCCCACTGCTGACTGGAGCAATCAATGCGGCAACAGCATGTCAACTAGACAGATGACCATGAGCCACAACCAAGGACATAGGCTTCCTAGTGGCTTGCAGGCTGGTCATTGCTAG